The uncultured Desulfatiglans sp. DNA window GCCGTTCTCTCCGATGCCGGTCTGCCTGAAGGTGACGATCTCCTGCGTCGTGATGACGCTTCCTTCCATGCCGGAGAGCTCGATCAGGCTCATCATCTTTCTCGTCCCGTCCGAAAGCCGGGCGATGTGCACGATGATGTCGATGGCACTGCTGATGTATTTCTTGATCGATTGGCTCGGGATATCGAAATTGGCCATGGAGACCATGGTTTCGAGGCGCAGAAGGGCGTCCCGGGCCGAGTTCGCATGAATGGTGGTAATGGAACCGTCATGCCCCGTGTTCATCGCCTGCAGCATATCGAGGGCCTCCCCGCCGCGAACCTCACCGAGCACGATCCGGTCGGGCCTCATCCGGAGGCAGTTTCTGACGAGATCCCTCTGGGTGACCTCGCCTTTGCCTTCGATGTTCGGGGGCCGGGTTTCGAGTCGGACGACGTGGACCTGTTTCAGCTGCAGTTCCGCTGCATCCTCGATGGTGATGATGCGCTCCCCTTCAGGGATGAAGCGGGAGAGGATGTTCAGAAAGGTCGTTTTTCCGCTGCCGGTTCCGCCGGCGATCAATATGTTGTGCCGGGTCTGCACGAGGCCCCTCAGAAGGTCCGAGATCGTCTCCGGCACGGTCTTGAAGCGGATCAGATCCTCTATCTCCAGGGGCGTGACAGAGAACCGCCTGATGGAGAGTATGGGGCCCTCCAGGGCCAAGGGCGGGATGATGACGTTTACCCGCGAGCCGTCGGCGAGCCGCGCGTCCACCATGGGGTTGGATTCGTCCACCCGCCGCCCGACGGCGGAGACGATCTTGTCGATGATGCGCATCAGGTGCTGATTGTCTTTGAAGCGGGCGTTGGTGGGCTCGAGTTTGCCGAAGCGCTCGACGTAGACCTGGTTGTAGGCATTGACCAGGATATCCGAGACGGTCGGGTCCTTCAGCATGGGTTCGAGCGGACCCAGCCCCAAAACCTCGTCTTCGAGCTCGGACAGGACCTTTTCCCTTTCCGTCAGATTGAGGGGAAGCTCGGAGTTTTCCTTCAGGATCTTCTCGAGCAGACTTCGGATCCTGGATCGGAGCGTTTCAGGGTCCAGGCGGTCGAACACCGAGAAATCAAGGGTGTCCAAAAGGCGATCATGGACCTTCGACCGGAAGTTGAAATACTCATCCGGCAGCTGTTTGGGATTCGAGGGTTGTTGGGTGGCGGGTCGGGCATTGAATCGCATATCAGGTGTTCACTCCTTAGATCATATGAAACGGGCTGGTCCGGGGTGTAAAATACACCCCAGCCAAGAAATCCAAAACGGAGGACCAGCCCATGAAAAAAGTAGCGTATGTCGGTGTAGATTACCACATGAATTCTCTTTCGATCGCCGTAGTGGTCGAGGGTGAGAAGAGGATTCACCAGATGATCCGCTTGGCGAACGATGATAAGGTAATCGTGAAGTATTTCAAGAAACTGTCTGCCGAGTTTGAAATCCGGGCTTGCTATGAAGCCTCCTGTAGCGGCTATGCGTTTCAGCGAAAAATGAAGAACTGGGGTTATGCGTGCGAAGTGATCGCACCAGCGTTGATTCCTCGTAAGGCAGGGAACCGACGAAAGAACGACTTCCGGGATGCGCGAGACCTGGGGCAGAACTACGCAGCGGGGCTTCTGAGCGTTGTTCATCCACCAACCGAAAAAGAAGAAGCGGTACGGAGTTTGATCCGCTGCCGGATATCGCTCAAGGACTCCGCCAAAATTGCCAAGTATCAAATCAACTCTCTTCTTCTGAGCCAAGGCATACGTTGGGGACGCAGTAANTGGACTTTTGCTCACCGCAAGTGGCTTGCTGAGTTGCAATTNCCCGATGCAATCATGCAAAAGGTTTTGATGGANCATATAGAGCATTTGTATTACTTGGANACGCGAATNGCCCATTTGGANCANGATATTGAGGAGATGGCCAGATCNGAAATCTATGCTCCAAGCGTAAAAAAACTGCGGGCNTTCAAAGGGATCGGAACATTGGCGGCGATGCTGTTGATTGCAGAGATTACGGATTTTCGNAGATTTGNCTCNGCAGGTGCGTTGATGGCTTTTCTGGGACTGACTCCATCGGAGAATTCGTCCGGTGACAAACAAATNTCCGGTGCCATTACGAAAACTGGCAACCGTCGATGCCGTACTCAATTGGTGGAGGCGGTCCAACACTACGTNCGTTCTCCGCATATAANNCTAAAGATGAAAGCTGATNTAGAGCATGTCGATGCTGCTACTGCCAACACAGCGATAAAATGTTTAAAACGTTTGAATAAACGATTTTGGGCNTTAACAGCGAGAGGTAAAACACGCCACGTAGCCATTACGGCCATAGCGAGGGAGTTTGCGGGATTTATTTGGGCTGTCATGCAGTCCGAACCGGTAGCCAAAGCCGCATAAAATTGATGCGGAATGAAAGTTGTTTGAGAACGAAAACAGCCAAATTCCACTGTTTCTGCAAGGGGCTGCCTGAGGTACGCCAGGAGATACTCGAGGAAACTATGTGACAAGCCCTGCTTGATTCACGTTCACTAGATCGAGTACCTCCGGACGGATACCGAATAGTGTTGGTACCCAACCCACGAATAGCAGATTGATTCACCGTCGAAGAAACCTCAGGGCCTCTTGCAGAAACACAACTCCGATGGAGGAGTTATGACAGGATAAAGATGAAAAGGAACGCCGCTTTACAGGGCCTTGGCTCCGACGAGCTCCACGCAGGGCCCATTCTCGCCAAGGCCCTGTAAAGCGGCGTCGATTTAACAGGAGCTTTTTTCAGAACTTTTCATTTGACAAGAGCCCGTTTCATAACAGTTTCCATCCGGAAATGGTCTTTTTGCCCAATCTCGGCGTCAATCTGCACGTTTGCTTGTGCGGCGACCTGCAGGTCGCCTCCGCACAAACGCTTGATTTCCTTGATATTGGCCAAACCGGGACCCGCCCCGCAGGGGTGGGACTGAGCACGCGCAGCGTGTAAAGAAAAATCCTCATTTCCGGATTGGAAATTGAGTTCTACCGGAAAATCATTTCCGGATGGAGACTCCTTAACGCTTGAGAAATCTCAGAAACTGTCTACCCTTTGAGGCTTTCTGCTTGTCCGGAGGGATAAGGCTATCCGTCAAGCGCTTCAAGGCGTTCGATATCTCTGCTTTAGGGGCGAGATCGATCAAAGGTTTCCCCAGGTTGATGGCGGTCATCGTTGTGTAATAGTCATTTGGAAGAACGAAGAAAAAATCTTGGCCGATAGCCTCCTCCGCATCCTTCAAAGCGATGTCCGATTTCTTCAGGCATCGGTTTGCGATAACGTTGATATGCTCCTTCGGATACCCGAGTTCCTTGTAAGATTGTAGCAATTTCCTTGTGTTGGCAAGGCACGGCAGGCTCAGAATGCAAAGGAGCAGTAAATGGTCCGCCATCTCGAGGATAGCGAGAGAGGTCTCATCCGTGGAGTGACCGGTATCGACGACGATAAATCTGTAAATTTCCTTGAGCAGCATGAGGATATGTCGAGCGATCTCAGGTGTCGCCCTCTCATTACCGCTTAACGAATGGGGCGAAGCGAGAACATCGAGACCCGATGAATGCTTGGTCATGACGCTGGCAAGAAACGTATTGTCGAGCCGGTCTATATTCCGTGAGATTTTTCCCCAGTGATATTTTGGATGAATATCCAAAAAAACCGGTATCTCTCCGGAAACGAAGTTCATGTCGACCAGAACCACGCTCGGGCGTGATTTTCTTTTTGCCAGGTTGACGGCCAGGTTGACGGCTGCTGTCGTGGTCCCCACCCCGCCTTTGCTCCCGGTTACGTGAAGGATCTTGCAGCTTTGCTCATCGTCCACGCCGGAGGTCGAAGGCGTATGCCTCAGCCTGAACCCTTCGAGCGCGTGCTTTACCTCCTCGACTGGAATGGGTTGGGGGAAGAATTCCTTCACCCCGAGCCGCATGGCGCGTCTCAGCAGGCCGGGATCGACTTTGTCGGAAGTGAGAAAAATCTCCCCTACAGCCTTCTTCTCGAGGAGCGATTCGATCAATGCGAACTGCGCTTCGACCTTATCTCCCAGTTCCAGGATCAAGAGATCGGGCTGCCGTTTGTCCGTGGGATTCAGAATGTCGAATCCCTCTGTAAATCTGATTATCTCTTTGAAGGTTTCCGTGTTTGTGTTATCGGTTGACAAACTGACCAAGATGGTGTCTTTGGGCATCAAAGCTCCTATGCCTGCAATATATATAATCTGTGAAATCTGTTTGATCTATCAATAAAAGCAATCTGCTACTGCACCAGAACCGGATGTTTCGCCAGAATGCCGAAATTGTTCATGGATGAGTTTCCAATCGGCTTATGCGGGCTGCAATCAGGGATGAAGTATATGGTGTTCTTCATGAAATCAGCCGGCGTATTGTTGCTGTAAACTGAATTCAGGCGAAAATGTTTGGCGAAGGAGATCCAACACGCCTCTCTTCCTTCGGCGGTGCCGAGATCGATCGAGTTCCCGTCTGCGTCCACGAGGCAATCCGCCGACTGGCTCCAGTCCGAAATACCCATTTCAGGGACGCCTTCCATCTCCACAGGGATATCGTTGTATTTGGATACGGAGGCGTTGTCTTTCGCCCAAACGATATAAAGCGTCAGCACCCCCGCCAAATCCAATCTCCCGCTTGGATTGCGGCTGTCTCCGCAGTCGATGACGGGCAGCGTCACCTTCCAGGGGGTGGTTTTGTCCGTGATCTTTTCCCAGCAGTAAACCAGGTCGTCATACAATGGCTGCAAGGCCCCGCCGGTGGCTGAAAGCCCCAGGTTGAAGAAGATCGGATCCGTGTTTCCTCCTTCACAAACAGGGCGGTCGATAAAGGGGAGGATATCGTTCGTATTGGCCCCTCCGTCCTGATCCAGGTTCGCCCATGCCGCGGTATTGAAGGTGTCCGCGTTGCTGCCGCTGTTGGTGGTGCGTCCGTAATCGCAGGTGTACTTTCCATGGACGCTTTGATCCTGGGTGATGGCCTGTGCGCACAGGGTGAGGGGCAGATCCACGTCATAAGCCTCTATGGAGCCGGCGAACCCGATCCATGCAACCGCACTTGCCTCCAGCGCGAACCCTTCATAGCCGAAGATCCGCGCGAAAAAGGCTGTCACAGGGGTGCCTTGCCGCCTCACAGCCACTCGAACCGCATTGATGAAGTCCGTGTTTTCGGCCAACTGCTCATCGCTGACATCCCAGAGCTCGGTCGGCAAGGTGGAGGCGTTCTCTACAAAGGCGTGGCTGATCCAGTTCCAGTGTCCTCGCTGGATGTCGCCGGTGTTGGAAGCATAATCCTCTCCGGTCTCGATTGCAAGTCCCTGGCTGAGATGGGCGATCGCCGTTTCATAGGCGGCCTCGTTGGCCTCGGGATTGACGGCCGAGCCGTCCTCGAGGTAAAGGACCTGCGCGCCGGCCAGGGCTGCGGCATCGGCGGCATTCTGAAGCTCGTTCCTGGCAGCCAGCAGATTGGCGATGTCGATGGCCAGGGCGGCGAACCCGATGAGAATGACGATGGAGAAAGCGGTCAGGATGGCGACCGCGCCCTTCTGATCCCTTAGCATGGCGGGCAAAAACATCTCATCGCTCCTCTGCTTCTTGGAGTCATCAGCTCGAAACGCTGTCCTGGTTCTCTTTGCGCATGAGACTCGTGGCTCTGAGCGTGATCGACCCGTCCATGGTCCCGGAGAAAAAGGCTGCGAGGAAATCCGGCAAAATTAGAAAGGTGTAGGGGTATTGGACGGTGACCTGGATATGCTTGTGTCCGTTCAGGTCCACGGAGGGATCGACGTCTACGGTGGCGGTGCTGCCGGTGCAGCCAAGGGAGATGAGGTTGTTCGAGATGTAATGGTCCACGATTCCCTCTATGTAATCCTGAGTCGGGTCTTCCTCCCGGTAGAGACTTCCCGCCCGGGCGCCTTCACGACTGGCGTTGGTGATCATCGCCTTGTCGTAGAGGAGGATGCTGAACTCGATGATTCCGATCAGGATGACGAGCAGGAGAGGCAGGATGATCGCGAATTCTATCGCGGCCACGCCACGCACATCCTTCACGCCTGCCGAAAAGCGAATAGGGGATGATCGTTTCATAATAGCCTGTTCCCCGTGCGCAGTCCTGTCCAAAATACGCTCCAATGCCCCGCATGCCCTATGCGGGTCTACATGCCGGAGGACCCGAAACTGACGCTGTAAATCGGCCTGGGCGCCGCCTTCTCAAAACTCTTGTGATATTTGTTCATGATGCTGCCGGCCGTCTGGCCATCGATCGCTTCGACCGCTCGAGCACGCTCTTCCGATTCTACGGGATGGATGATCTGGCTGTCCCTGACGGTTTCAAAGGACTGTCCCCAACGGACATCGAGCGGCATTTCCTTTTTGACGAAGATCTCCTTGCAGGCGCAGCCCATCTGCAGGCTGAAAAGAAACGCCGCCAATTGCAGCCATATCACATGTCTGGTCACCACGTTGCTCCCCCTTGCGAGGTGGTTGGCGATGTTACGATCCAATTGAGCGTCTCACGGAAACCGCTTCTTGTTCGAGCTTCAATTCCGGGCGGAAACTGGGTTCTACCGCGAAATCATTTCCGGATGGAAACTACTTGGTTTCCGGTAAGCTGTAGCCAAATGGCCCCTCCACTTCGCCGTGAATCTTCGGCATGCGCTTGTCTCCGCGCCCCTCGATCAAGCCTTCCAGGAAGAATTCCTTGTAACTCGGCTCTGTGAAATGCTCCCCCGGCAAAACCACATCCTTCGGCTTGAGGGGCTTGACGAGGTGAGGCGTTGCGATGATCACGAGCTCCGTCTCGCTCTTCTGAAAAGAGCTGCTTCTGAACAGTGCACCGAGAATCGGGATGCTGCCCAGAAACGGGTACTTCTGAACGTCTTCCTTGATGGTTTCCTGCAGAAGCCCGGCAATGGCGAAGCTCTGGCCGTCGCCCAGTTCAATGACGGTGGCGGCCTTGCGAGTGCTCAGACCCGGGATGACGTAGCCTTCCAGGCGCAGGGCGAAGCTGAAGTCGAGTTCGGAAACCTCCGGTTCGACCTGGATGCTGATCTTGTCCTCGTTCAAAACCGTGGGGGTGAAGACGAGTCTCACACCGAATTCCTTGAACTCGATGGTGGTTTCCCCGAACCCGCCTGAAATGGGGATGGGGTATTCCCCTCCAGCCAGAAAAGAGGCGGTCTGCCCGCTCTGGGTGATCAGGGTGGGCTTGGCGAGGATCTTTACCAGGCCATCCTGGTTGAGCGCGTCGATGAAGCCGGTCCAGGTGACATTGCCGGTCGTGAAGCGGAAGAGGGCGTCCACAGCGGAACTGTAGGCCAGCCCCAGTGGGCCCGCCCCGAGGACCGCATCAGACCCCTTGACTACCTGGCTAAGCCCTCCGAGCGTGGTGATCCCGAAATTGCCGCCCCTGGTGACCGCTGCGATGTTGATCCCCAGCCGGTTGGCGATCGTGCGCTTCATCTCGGCTACCCGGACCTCCAGCATGACCTGGTGGATTCCGCCCACTTGCACCAGGTTGATGATCTTCCCCTTGGTGTCGTCACCGGTTCTCGGCGTGAAGGCCTCGGCGAGGGACAATGCGTGGGAGAGCTTCGCGGCGCTCGAAATCCTTCCCAAAAGGGTGATGGAATCGCTCGTGGCGATGACCTGGATATCTTTTTCTTCCGGAAAGACCTCGTACAGTTTCTCTTTCAGGCGCGACACGTCGTAGACGACTTCGATATCGCGCACCGTAAAGTGGTCATCGTCATGCCAAATGATCAGGTTCGTGATCCCGGCGGATTTTCCGGTCAGATAGATCTGACGCGGCGAAACGATCACGTATTGAAGGACGGCCGGGTCGGGCTCCGAAATCCGCGTAACAGGCCTGGGCGTCTCGAAGATCATTGAACGGCCGGAAACGAGGGTCAGTTTTTCAGCCTGGGAAAGAGAATCCTGCGCTCTCGCGTTTCCAACGATTGTCAGCAGAACAGTCAGGAAGGGGAGCAGCACCCCTATAAGAACAAGAACAGCCAATCGTGGTCGAACGCGAAAACGAGCCGTCATCGATTTTCCTCAATTGCCAGTGTAGGGGATACTTAACGTGGACACCTGCCCGTTCCGTATGACCTCTATCGTGTGCTGCCGCGGCAACCGCTGGAAGGTGACGGCGGGTTTCCGCTCCATCTCGGTTTCGGCCTGAGGGGCCGTGTAGGAGGCAAGGGTTTCCGAGATGTCGGCGCCTTGGGTGAGGACAATATCCTGGTCCATCAGATTTTTCAAGGCGAATTGGAGCACGCCCTGTGTGGCGGCGAGGCTCAATTTTTCACCCTCTTCCGGCGTTACCTCCAGGGTGTAAACGTCCACGGGGTTGGGTTTCCCTTCGGCGTCTTCGACCATTGTAGAACCCGTGGCAAGGACTGGAATGTTTTGAAGCACGACCTTGGTAACGTCCTTATCCCGGTCCCTTTCGGGGTCCTCTAACGTAGCGAGAACATCGACGCGGCTGCCCGGGATGATGAAGCCGGCCAGCCCCATGACCTTATCCCCGCGGACGGCGACGGCCCGTTTTCCGGGCGTTACAACCGCCGCTACTCCCCCGGTCTTGACATCGATGGGGGCGAGGCGCGATTCCGTCACAGGTTCCTGCTCCTTGAACGGGGTGATGGTCACCCGGCCTTCGAGGAGTTGAGGATCGGAAAAATGCCCTTTTGGCAGGCTTTCTTTCAGATATTTGACCGTCTTCAGCATCTCGGGCTTGAGTCTGGTCCCCCAGGGGATATCACCCAAGGCTGCCACAACCGGAACCGCCTCGGTCGGTTGGACCACAGTCACCTGTGTTGACGTCCCCTGAACGCGCAGCCAGCGATAAAGATAGAGACTCACCACCCCTGCAATGATCAGCGCCAGCAAAAAAGGGATGACCGCTTTCCACCTTCCCATCTCGGACGACCTCTCAATGGACTGTTAGATATTTAAAGTCAGGGGAAGCAGGCTGTCCGTCCGGACGGCCAAAAAAAGACGGAGGATTTTCACCACGAGATAGGACGATAACCGGTAATTTCAAACAGCATAAAGATAAAAGTCCCCGCTGCGATTGCAATCCCGTAAAACAGCTTGGGTTTCGGTTCGCTGCTCGGGGATTGAGCTGAGCTGAACTGCCGGGTGTAAAAAAAGGTTTTGAGCGTCGTTGCATAGCTTGGGAGGGCTTTCCGGGCATAGTCTCGTTTCACCACCAGAAGAATAGCGGCATAAATCCCACCGCAAACAGCTGTAAACAGGGCTACCAGGACGACACTCTTTGCGCCGAGTACCGCTCCGATCGCACCCAGCAGTTTGGTGTCACCCGCTCCCATGACACCCAGTAGGTAGGGCAAGAGAAACAAACCAATTCCGGCAGCCAATCCACCGACGCTGAAAAGTAAGCCGTCAATCCCGTTAAGGATGGAATGAAAAATCATTGCGGCAGCCATAGTGCCATACGTAATAAGATTGGGTATTTTTTGAACGCGGAAGTCCCTAAAGGCAACCAACAGTAAAATTGCAGCGAGATATAAATAAGATATGTTATAAATGTTATCAGGAAAAAGCATTTGGTGAATTACAATGCAAAAAGAAGTAACTGCGACAAGTTAATTTAAATTTAAAAGGTATATATTACTTTTTAGGCAACAATATATTAGCTAAGATCATGCGAATATAAAGATTAAATACACATAATTGCAACCGCCTTCGACTAATCTAAAAGAATTTCCGATGGCGGTTGCAAATTTTTAAGGGTTTGCACCTTTACGAAACACTCTAACCGGTTGGTGCTTCAGTCGTAAGCTTGCTAGAAACTTCCTCGAAAATATCAGTTAGACCTCCACCTAAAGTCGTTAAAGCACCAATTATAACAACTGCCACCAACGCCGCGATCAAGCCGTACTCGATAGCCGTTACGCCCTCTTCATCCTTCAAGAAACTCCATAATCTCGACATGTGCTGTCCTCCTCTCCCCTTGGAAGTCATGTGGTGCTCCAAAAATTAAACCCGAACCGAAAAAGCCTTCCTCCTTGGAAATGAAACCGATTTTCCGTGTCACTGCTTTTTAGGGTTATCCACCTCCTTCCAGTAATGAGTGACAAAAACTTTCGCGCAGAATCCGCCTCCTTGGCAGGTGTTCATCAAAGCGCTGCAGGATTGATTCCTTAAGCCAGCCATGCCCTTGGCCACTCCTGTAAGGTATGTCTCGAGCAAGGATACGAGCCAGCGCTTCAGAAAACCGAGGAGCACCCTGAGAAGGCATCTTGAGCTCATTCTCAGTGGAGGCTGAATGTTCCCGCGAATAGGGGAGGGAAGAGTAGAGGAGGAATCAGGTAAGCAATCACTCC harbors:
- a CDS encoding Type II secretion system protein E, with the translated sequence MRFNARPATQQPSNPKQLPDEYFNFRSKVHDRLLDTLDFSVFDRLDPETLRSRIRSLLEKILKENSELPLNLTEREKVLSELEDEVLGLGPLEPMLKDPTVSDILVNAYNQVYVERFGKLEPTNARFKDNQHLMRIIDKIVSAVGRRVDESNPMVDARLADGSRVNVIIPPLALEGPILSIRRFSVTPLEIEDLIRFKTVPETISDLLRGLVQTRHNILIAGGTGSGKTTFLNILSRFIPEGERIITIEDAAELQLKQVHVVRLETRPPNIEGKGEVTQRDLVRNCLRMRPDRIVLGEVRGGEALDMLQAMNTGHDGSITTIHANSARDALLRLETMVSMANFDIPSQSIKKYISSAIDIIVHIARLSDGTRKMMSLIELSGMEGSVITTQEIVTFRQTGIGENGRVKGRFQFSGIRPHFMEKFTVAGVKVPPNLFDPSNILDV
- a CDS encoding Peptidase A24A prepilin type IV, producing MLFPDNIYNISYLYLAAILLLVAFRDFRVQKIPNLITYGTMAAAMIFHSILNGIDGLLFSVGGLAAGIGLFLLPYLLGVMGAGDTKLLGAIGAVLGAKSVVLVALFTAVCGGIYAAILLVVKRDYARKALPSYATTLKTFFYTRQFSSAQSPSSEPKPKLFYGIAIAAGTFIFMLFEITGYRPISW
- a CDS encoding transposase — translated: MKKVAYVGVDYHMNSLSIAVVVEGEKRIHQMIRLANDDKVIVKYFKKLSAEFEIRACYEASCSGYAFQRKMKNWGYACEVIAPALIPRKAGNRRKNDFRDARDLGQNYAAGLLSVVHPPTEKEEAVRSLIRCRISLKDSAKIAKYQINSLLLSQGIRWGRSXWTFAHRKWLAELQXPDAIMQKVLMXHIEHLYYLXTRXAHLXXDIEEMARSEIYAPSVKKLRAFKGIGTLAAMLLIAEITDFRRFXSAGALMAFLGLTPSENSSGDKQXSGAITKTGNRRCRTQLVEAVQHYVRSPHIXLKMKADXEHVDAATANTAIKCLKRLNKRFWALTARGKTRHVAITAIAREFAGFIWAVMQSEPVAKAA
- a CDS encoding hypothetical protein (Evidence 5 : Unknown function) encodes the protein MLLGFLKRWLVSLLETYLTGVAKGMAGLRNQSCSALMNTCQGGGFCAKVFVTHYWKEVDNPKKQ
- a CDS encoding hypothetical protein (Evidence 5 : Unknown function) is translated as MDRNIANHLARGSNVVTRHVIWLQLAAFLFSLQMGCACKEIFVKKEMPLDVRWGQSFETVRDSQIIHPVESEERARAVEAIDGQTAGSIMNKYHKSFEKAAPRPIYSVSFGSSGM
- a CDS encoding hypothetical protein (Evidence 5 : Unknown function), coding for MISASKKGMTAFHLPISDDLSMDC
- a CDS encoding Flp pilus assembly protein CpaB, whose amino-acid sequence is MGRWKAVIPFLLALIIAGVVSLYLYRWLRVQGTSTQVTVVQPTEAVPVVAALGDIPWGTRLKPEMLKTVKYLKESLPKGHFSDPQLLEGRVTITPFKEQEPVTESRLAPIDVKTGGVAAVVTPGKRAVAVRGDKVMGLAGFIIPGSRVDVLATLEDPERDRDKDVTKVVLQNIPVLATGSTMVEDAEGKPNPVDVYTLEVTPEEGEKLSLAATQGVLQFALKNLMDQDIVLTQGADISETLASYTAPQAETEMERKPAVTFQRLPRQHTIEVIRNGQVSTLSIPYTGN
- a CDS encoding AAA domain containing protein yields the protein MPKDTILVSLSTDNTNTETFKEIIRFTEGFDILNPTDKRQPDLLILELGDKVEAQFALIESLLEKKAVGEIFLTSDKVDPGLLRRAMRLGVKEFFPQPIPVEEVKHALEGFRLRHTPSTSGVDDEQSCKILHVTGSKGGVGTTTAAVNLAVNLAKRKSRPSVVLVDMNFVSGEIPVFLDIHPKYHWGKISRNIDRLDNTFLASVMTKHSSGLDVLASPHSLSGNERATPEIARHILMLLKEIYRFIVVDTGHSTDETSLAILEMADHLLLLCILSLPCLANTRKLLQSYKELGYPKEHINVIANRCLKKSDIALKDAEEAIGQDFFFVLPNDYYTTMTAINLGKPLIDLAPKAEISNALKRLTDSLIPPDKQKASKGRQFLRFLKR
- a CDS encoding hypothetical protein (Evidence 5 : Unknown function), producing the protein MQLCVFNLYIRMILANILLPKK
- a CDS encoding Pili assembly chaperone, with the translated sequence MSRLWSFLKDEEGVTAIEYGLIAALVAVVIIGALTTLGGGLTDIFEEVSSKLTTEAPTG
- a CDS encoding conserved hypothetical protein (Evidence 4 : Unknown function but conserved in other organisms) gives rise to the protein MFLPAMLRDQKGAVAILTAFSIVILIGFAALAIDIANLLAARNELQNAADAAALAGAQVLYLEDGSAVNPEANEAAYETAIAHLSQGLAIETGEDYASNTGDIQRGHWNWISHAFVENASTLPTELWDVSDEQLAENTDFINAVRVAVRRQGTPVTAFFARIFGYEGFALEASAVAWIGFAGSIEAYDVDLPLTLCAQAITQDQSVHGKYTCDYGRTTNSGSNADTFNTAAWANLDQDGGANTNDILPFIDRPVCEGGNTDPIFFNLGLSATGGALQPLYDDLVYCWEKITDKTTPWKVTLPVIDCGDSRNPSGRLDLAGVLTLYIVWAKDNASVSKYNDIPVEMEGVPEMGISDWSQSADCLVDADGNSIDLGTAEGREACWISFAKHFRLNSVYSNNTPADFMKNTIYFIPDCSPHKPIGNSSMNNFGILAKHPVLVQ
- a CDS encoding Pilus assembly protein, whose amino-acid sequence is MDRTAHGEQAIMKRSSPIRFSAGVKDVRGVAAIEFAIILPLLLVILIGIIEFSILLYDKAMITNASREGARAGSLYREEDPTQDYIEGIVDHYISNNLISLGCTGSTATVDVDPSVDLNGHKHIQVTVQYPYTFLILPDFLAAFFSGTMDGSITLRATSLMRKENQDSVSS
- a CDS encoding hypothetical protein (Evidence 5 : Unknown function); its protein translation is MVFLPNLGVNLHVCLCGDLQVASAQTLDFLDIGQTGTRPAGVGLSTRSV
- a CDS encoding putative Pilus assembly protein CpaC (Evidence 3 : Putative function from multiple computational evidences); its protein translation is MTARFRVRPRLAVLVLIGVLLPFLTVLLTIVGNARAQDSLSQAEKLTLVSGRSMIFETPRPVTRISEPDPAVLQYVIVSPRQIYLTGKSAGITNLIIWHDDDHFTVRDIEVVYDVSRLKEKLYEVFPEEKDIQVIATSDSITLLGRISSAAKLSHALSLAEAFTPRTGDDTKGKIINLVQVGGIHQVMLEVRVAEMKRTIANRLGINIAAVTRGGNFGITTLGGLSQVVKGSDAVLGAGPLGLAYSSAVDALFRFTTGNVTWTGFIDALNQDGLVKILAKPTLITQSGQTASFLAGGEYPIPISGGFGETTIEFKEFGVRLVFTPTVLNEDKISIQVEPEVSELDFSFALRLEGYVIPGLSTRKAATVIELGDGQSFAIAGLLQETIKEDVQKYPFLGSIPILGALFRSSSFQKSETELVIIATPHLVKPLKPKDVVLPGEHFTEPSYKEFFLEGLIEGRGDKRMPKIHGEVEGPFGYSLPETK